One genomic window of Niveibacterium sp. SC-1 includes the following:
- a CDS encoding lysophospholipase: MSSPELYRRDWPVSAPRAAVLIVHGLGEHSGRYAALAHWFNARGFAVRGYDHQGHGRSPGRRGALSHGEALADDLATEYQRASVELGGAPLLLAESMGGAVASYAVCARRLRPPAMVLISPALRSWAPAWQRGLAEGLSGLLPNLPLRQGLPSRYLSHDARVVAAYRADPLVHAAITPRLADFIFRAGADALAAADRLAVPTLLLVAGEDRFVDPSGSEDFARAAPASLMRFQRFPGLYHEIHNEAEPARSEVLAVLAEWLDAVAISRLQRPAA, from the coding sequence ATGTCGTCACCCGAGCTGTACCGGCGCGACTGGCCGGTGTCCGCGCCCCGCGCCGCCGTGCTGATCGTGCACGGACTGGGGGAGCACAGCGGACGCTATGCGGCGCTGGCGCACTGGTTCAACGCACGTGGCTTTGCGGTGCGCGGCTACGATCATCAGGGGCATGGACGCAGTCCCGGCCGGCGCGGGGCCCTGTCGCATGGCGAGGCGCTTGCCGATGATCTGGCGACGGAATACCAGCGTGCGAGCGTCGAACTGGGTGGGGCACCGCTGCTTCTCGCGGAAAGCATGGGTGGCGCGGTCGCGAGCTACGCCGTATGCGCGCGCAGACTGCGACCGCCGGCCATGGTACTGATATCGCCGGCGCTGCGCAGTTGGGCGCCCGCCTGGCAGCGCGGCCTGGCTGAAGGCCTGTCTGGCTTGCTGCCGAATCTGCCGCTGCGCCAGGGGCTGCCCAGCCGCTACCTGTCGCACGACGCGCGGGTGGTGGCTGCCTATCGGGCCGATCCGCTTGTCCACGCGGCGATCACGCCGCGCCTGGCCGACTTCATTTTCCGCGCCGGCGCGGACGCGCTCGCCGCCGCGGACAGGCTGGCAGTGCCGACCCTGCTGCTCGTTGCGGGCGAGGACCGCTTCGTCGACCCGTCCGGCAGCGAGGACTTCGCCCGCGCGGCGCCCGCGTCGCTGATGCGTTTCCAGCGCTTCCCGGGGCTCTACCACGAGATCCACAACGAGGCCGAACCTGCTCGCAGCGAGGTGCTGGCCGTCCTGGCCGAGTGGCTGGACGCAGTCGCCATTTCGCGCCTGCAGCGCCCGGCGGCCTGA
- the radA gene encoding DNA repair protein RadA: protein MAKAKTVYQCSQCGATAPRWQGQCPGCGQWNTLVETIPAPETPANSRFAALAGETAKLQKLSEIQPAEHERMSTGIEEFDRVLGGGLVSGGVVLIGGDPGIGKSTLLLQALAGMGGGSRAIYVSGEESGEQVALRARRLSVDGGALDLLAEINLERILETLRTQRPRLAVIDSIQTVFSEALNSAPGSVAQVRECAAQLTRFAKQSGCALVMVGHVTKDGTLAGPRVLEHIVDTVLYFEGDTQSSFRLVRAFKNRFGAVNELGVFAMTDKGLRGVSNPSAIFLSQHDQDVAGACVLVTQEGTRPLLVEVQALVDPAHAPSPRRLSVGLEQNRLAMLLAVLHRHAGLVCADQDVFVNAVGGVRINEPAADLAVCLAIVSSLRNKPLRRDIAVFGEVGLAGEIRPAPRGQERLKEAAKLGFRYALVPKANLPKQGVAGIEVIGVDRIDEALSKARELEA from the coding sequence GTGGCCAAGGCCAAGACGGTCTATCAATGTTCGCAATGCGGCGCGACGGCGCCGCGCTGGCAAGGGCAGTGCCCCGGCTGTGGCCAGTGGAATACGCTGGTCGAGACCATTCCCGCGCCCGAGACGCCGGCCAACAGCCGTTTTGCCGCGCTCGCCGGCGAGACCGCGAAGCTGCAGAAGCTCTCGGAGATCCAGCCCGCCGAGCATGAGCGCATGTCCACCGGCATCGAGGAATTCGACCGAGTGCTGGGCGGCGGTCTCGTTTCCGGCGGGGTGGTCCTGATCGGGGGTGATCCCGGCATCGGCAAGTCCACGCTCTTGCTGCAGGCGCTCGCCGGGATGGGCGGCGGTTCCCGGGCGATCTACGTGAGCGGCGAAGAGTCGGGCGAGCAAGTTGCGCTGCGCGCGCGGCGCCTTTCAGTCGATGGCGGCGCGTTGGATCTGCTTGCCGAAATCAATCTGGAGCGCATCCTCGAAACCCTGCGCACCCAGCGCCCGCGGCTCGCGGTGATCGACTCGATCCAGACCGTGTTCTCCGAGGCGCTCAACTCCGCGCCCGGCTCGGTCGCCCAGGTACGTGAATGCGCGGCCCAACTCACGCGCTTTGCCAAGCAGAGCGGTTGTGCCCTGGTGATGGTCGGCCATGTGACCAAGGACGGCACGCTCGCCGGCCCGCGCGTACTCGAACACATCGTCGACACCGTGCTGTATTTCGAAGGCGACACGCAGTCGAGCTTCCGCCTGGTGCGCGCCTTCAAGAACCGCTTCGGCGCAGTGAACGAGCTGGGCGTCTTCGCGATGACCGACAAGGGGCTGCGCGGCGTCTCCAACCCGTCCGCGATCTTCCTTTCGCAACACGATCAGGATGTCGCCGGGGCCTGCGTGCTGGTCACCCAGGAAGGCACGCGGCCGCTGCTGGTGGAGGTGCAGGCCCTGGTCGACCCGGCTCACGCGCCCAGTCCGCGCCGCCTCTCGGTGGGCCTGGAGCAGAACCGGCTGGCGATGCTGCTGGCGGTGCTGCACCGACATGCAGGCCTGGTCTGCGCGGACCAGGACGTCTTCGTGAACGCCGTGGGTGGCGTGCGGATCAATGAGCCGGCGGCCGACCTCGCAGTCTGTCTCGCGATTGTCTCGTCGCTCCGCAACAAGCCCTTGCGCCGAGATATCGCGGTCTTCGGCGAGGTCGGCCTCGCGGGCGAGATCCGGCCCGCGCCGCGCGGACAGGAACGGCTCAAGGAGGCGGCCAAGCTGGGCTTTCGCTATGCCCTGGTGCCCAAGGCCAATCTGCCGAAACAGGGCGTCGCAGGGATCGAGGTCATCGGTGTCGATCGCATCGATGAAGCGCTGAGCAAGGCGCGCGAACTGGAAGCCTGA
- the alr gene encoding alanine racemase, whose translation MPRPIRAVLSAPALRHNYALAKRQAGGARAWAVVKANAYGHGLHFAAEALRDAADGFAMLDFAEAQSLRDLGIRQPLLMLEGAFDASDVALAASLDLQLTAHCEDQLRMLELARPARPIAVSVKLNTGMNRLGFPAEMARSVVERLSTLEAVGDITLMMHFARAEEADGIDAQLARFDAAVAGLDLPHSLANSAALMRFPQTARDWVRPGIMLYGGSPLTQSAASLDLRPVMHLESRIIGVQEIAAGDAVGYGGLFVAPAPMRIGVVACGYADGYPRHAPTGAPILVEGVRSRVLGRVSMDMLACDLTGLPQAQIGSPVVLWGQGLAADELATAAGTISYELFCALARRVPLSIEA comes from the coding sequence ATGCCTAGGCCGATCCGGGCGGTCCTGAGCGCTCCGGCCCTGCGACACAACTATGCGCTGGCCAAGCGCCAGGCCGGCGGCGCCCGTGCCTGGGCGGTGGTCAAGGCCAATGCCTACGGGCATGGCCTGCACTTTGCGGCCGAAGCCTTGCGCGACGCGGCAGACGGTTTCGCGATGCTCGACTTCGCCGAGGCGCAGAGCCTGCGCGACCTGGGCATCCGGCAGCCGCTGCTGATGCTCGAGGGGGCCTTCGATGCCTCCGATGTCGCGCTCGCTGCGTCGCTCGATCTGCAGCTCACCGCGCACTGCGAGGACCAGCTCCGGATGCTGGAACTGGCGCGTCCGGCGCGGCCGATCGCCGTGTCGGTCAAGCTCAACACCGGCATGAACCGGCTCGGCTTTCCCGCCGAAATGGCGCGCAGCGTGGTGGAGCGGCTCTCCACGCTGGAAGCGGTCGGCGACATCACCCTGATGATGCACTTCGCCCGGGCCGAGGAAGCGGACGGCATCGATGCGCAACTGGCACGCTTCGACGCCGCGGTCGCCGGCCTGGACCTGCCACACAGCCTCGCCAATTCCGCCGCGCTGATGCGCTTCCCACAGACGGCGCGCGACTGGGTGCGGCCGGGGATCATGCTCTACGGCGGCTCGCCGCTGACGCAAAGTGCGGCCTCGCTGGACCTGCGACCGGTCATGCATCTGGAGAGCCGGATCATCGGCGTGCAGGAGATCGCGGCGGGTGACGCCGTCGGCTACGGCGGTCTCTTCGTGGCGCCGGCGCCCATGCGCATCGGCGTTGTTGCCTGCGGCTACGCCGACGGCTACCCGCGGCATGCGCCGACTGGCGCGCCCATCCTGGTCGAAGGCGTGCGCAGCCGCGTCCTCGGTCGGGTGTCGATGGACATGCTGGCCTGCGACCTCACTGGTTTGCCGCAGGCGCAGATCGGCTCGCCGGTCGTGCTGTGGGGCCAGGGCCTGGCCGCCGATGAGCTCGCCACGGCCGCAGGCACCATCAGCTACGAGCTTTTCTGCGCGCTGGCGCGGCGGGTGCCGCTGTCCATCGAGGCATGA
- a CDS encoding LysR family transcriptional regulator produces MATMADRRLQVFLAVAKHRSFTRAAEALYMTQPAVTFQIKQLEEHFNTRLLDRGYGKVTLTPAGEIVLEYAERILGISAEMEDEVAGLTQEPNGVVTVGLSPTIASCWLPSLLDAFKREYPKVVPRVFVGNSEWVERRVAEKELDVGLVEMISDEPTLECREVARDEMLAIVPPGHTLSRHVRVRPEDLVGLPFIDREPGAAIRELAETFFRAGGFPHENLDIACELGSLSTIKHLVRQGVGFAIAARASIERDVREGRLVSLPLEPNLFEIISVLLPKDKFRSRVVSTFADFATEHLKKKAQERRNA; encoded by the coding sequence ATGGCAACGATGGCCGATCGACGGCTGCAGGTCTTCCTCGCAGTCGCCAAGCACCGGTCCTTCACACGCGCCGCCGAAGCGCTCTACATGACGCAGCCGGCGGTGACCTTCCAGATCAAGCAGCTGGAAGAGCATTTCAACACCCGCCTGCTCGACCGCGGCTACGGCAAGGTGACCCTGACGCCGGCCGGCGAGATCGTGCTCGAGTACGCCGAACGCATCCTCGGCATCAGCGCCGAGATGGAAGACGAGGTCGCAGGCCTCACCCAGGAACCCAACGGCGTGGTGACCGTGGGCCTGTCGCCCACGATCGCCTCGTGCTGGCTGCCGTCCCTGCTCGATGCCTTCAAGCGTGAGTACCCCAAGGTCGTGCCGCGCGTGTTCGTCGGCAACTCCGAATGGGTGGAGCGACGCGTGGCCGAGAAGGAGCTGGATGTCGGCCTGGTCGAGATGATCAGCGACGAGCCTACGCTCGAATGCCGCGAAGTCGCGCGCGACGAGATGCTCGCCATCGTACCGCCGGGCCACACGCTGTCGCGCCATGTGCGGGTGCGGCCCGAAGACCTGGTCGGTTTGCCCTTCATCGACCGCGAGCCGGGCGCGGCGATCCGCGAGCTGGCGGAGACCTTCTTCCGCGCCGGCGGTTTCCCGCACGAGAACCTCGACATCGCCTGCGAGCTGGGCAGCCTCTCCACGATCAAGCACCTGGTCCGCCAAGGCGTGGGCTTCGCGATCGCGGCCCGCGCGTCGATCGAGCGCGACGTGCGCGAAGGTCGCCTCGTGTCCTTGCCGCTGGAGCCCAATCTCTTCGAGATCATCAGCGTGCTGTTGCCCAAGGACAAATTCCGTTCGCGGGTGGTATCCACCTTCGCCGATTTCGCCACCGAACATCTGAAGAAAAAGGCGCAGGAACGACGCAATGCCTAG
- the lplT gene encoding lysophospholipid transporter LplT has protein sequence MKQGFYIIMAAQFFSALADNALLIAAIAILREMQAPTEYEPLLKLFFTVSYVLLAAFVGAFADSMPKWRVMFISNGIKILGCGMMFVGVHPLIAYAVVGLGAAAYSPAKYGILTELLPHRLLVVANGWIEGLTVAAIVFGTLVGGVLINPHFIEMLRGWQLPGVHDPGEVAIAIVGILYLIAALLNLKVPDTGVDHKPLRNNPLYLLHEFAHCTRLLWRDRLGQISLAVTTLFWGAGATLQFIVIKWAEVNLNLDLSKASMIQGVVAIGVAIGSVMAARLITMRRSVSVISLGIAMGIVVNVMIFVHDLKLALVLMVVVGALAGFFVVPMNALLQHRGHILMGAGHSIAVQNFNENISILLMTGLYAVLIWAGLSIHVVIVMFGLFVASTMYLVLRRHKANQREYDSLCLLDDERH, from the coding sequence ATGAAGCAAGGCTTCTACATCATCATGGCGGCGCAGTTCTTTTCCGCGCTCGCCGACAATGCGCTGCTGATCGCCGCGATCGCGATCCTCCGCGAGATGCAGGCGCCGACCGAGTATGAGCCGCTGCTCAAACTCTTCTTCACGGTCTCCTACGTCCTGCTCGCTGCCTTCGTCGGCGCCTTCGCCGACTCCATGCCCAAGTGGCGCGTGATGTTCATCAGCAACGGGATCAAGATCCTGGGCTGCGGGATGATGTTCGTCGGCGTGCATCCGCTGATCGCCTACGCGGTTGTCGGCCTCGGCGCCGCGGCCTATTCGCCGGCCAAGTACGGCATCCTCACCGAACTCTTGCCGCATCGCCTGCTGGTGGTGGCCAACGGCTGGATCGAAGGTCTCACCGTGGCCGCGATCGTCTTCGGCACGCTGGTGGGTGGCGTACTGATCAATCCGCATTTCATCGAGATGCTGCGAGGCTGGCAGTTGCCGGGCGTCCATGATCCAGGCGAGGTCGCGATCGCGATCGTCGGCATCCTGTACCTGATCGCCGCACTGCTGAATCTGAAGGTGCCGGACACCGGCGTCGACCACAAGCCGCTGCGCAACAATCCGCTCTATCTGCTGCATGAGTTTGCGCACTGCACACGTCTGCTCTGGCGCGACCGCCTGGGCCAGATCTCGCTCGCGGTGACCACGCTCTTCTGGGGCGCCGGCGCGACGCTGCAGTTCATCGTGATCAAGTGGGCCGAGGTGAACCTGAACCTCGATCTCTCCAAGGCCTCGATGATCCAGGGCGTGGTGGCGATCGGCGTGGCCATCGGCTCGGTGATGGCCGCGCGGCTCATCACCATGCGTCGCTCGGTCAGCGTGATCAGCCTGGGTATCGCCATGGGCATCGTGGTCAACGTGATGATCTTCGTGCACGACCTCAAGCTCGCGCTGGTTCTCATGGTCGTGGTGGGCGCGCTCGCAGGTTTCTTCGTCGTACCAATGAACGCCTTGCTGCAGCATCGCGGCCACATCCTGATGGGCGCCGGTCACTCGATCGCGGTGCAGAACTTCAACGAGAACATCTCCATCCTGCTGATGACCGGGCTCTACGCGGTGCTGATCTGGGCCGGTCTCTCGATCCATGTCGTGATCGTGATGTTCGGTCTCTTCGTCGCCAGCACCATGTACCTGGTCCTGCGGCGCCACAAGGCGAACCAGCGCGAATACGATTCGCTCTGCCTGCTCGATGACGAGCGGCACTAG
- the mutL gene encoding DNA mismatch repair endonuclease MutL — MPEIRKLPELLINQIAAGEVVERPASVLKELLENCLDAGSRAIEVQLQQGGVKQIRVSDDGCGIAQEQLALALERHATSKIASLDDLERVATMGFRGEALASIASVARVSLTSRAQGAPHAWRMIAGDASPSPAALNSGTVVEVADLYWNVPARRKFLKSEGTEFGHCDDAFRRVALAHPNVAFQLQHNGRVSLRLSPGDLTRRCGEILGEEFIANVREVSAEAGGLRLSGFAALPAYARATRDAQYFFVNGRFVRDKLIQHALREAYADILHGARFPAFALFLDLDPAGVDVNVHPAKTEVRFREARGIHQFVFHAVSRALAVPIGAAAAVAERAPSSPQAPEPEQYRLAVHETRPNYDFERLLNPASGSGGWTPPTSLVPGLGTGFEDRRNLQSVASAGLALAPQAKLPPAVAGEEAPLGYAVAQLHGVYVLAQNAHGLILVDMHAAHERILYEKLKTVLDGAPSTQRLLIPAVFSASAKEMACAETQVEVFDQLGFEIAPAGPSELAVRSVPTLLARADIATLLRALLAELLEYPASDVISARRNELLATLACHGAVRANRSLTIPEMNALLREMEATERADQCNHGRPTWVQLSMNELDRLFMRGR; from the coding sequence ATGCCCGAAATCCGCAAGCTGCCGGAACTGCTGATCAACCAGATCGCAGCCGGCGAAGTCGTCGAACGCCCCGCCTCCGTGCTCAAGGAGCTGCTCGAGAACTGCCTCGATGCAGGCTCGCGCGCGATCGAAGTCCAGCTCCAGCAAGGTGGAGTGAAACAGATCCGCGTCAGCGACGACGGCTGCGGCATCGCGCAGGAACAGCTTGCCTTGGCGCTGGAGCGCCACGCCACCAGCAAGATCGCGAGTCTCGACGACCTCGAACGGGTTGCGACCATGGGCTTTCGCGGCGAGGCGCTGGCGTCCATCGCTTCGGTCGCGCGGGTTTCGCTGACCAGCCGCGCGCAGGGCGCGCCGCACGCCTGGCGCATGATCGCGGGCGACGCCTCGCCCTCACCCGCCGCCTTGAACTCGGGCACCGTGGTGGAAGTAGCGGATCTCTATTGGAACGTGCCCGCGCGGCGCAAATTCCTCAAGAGCGAAGGCACCGAGTTCGGCCATTGCGATGACGCCTTCCGGCGCGTGGCGCTGGCGCATCCGAACGTCGCCTTCCAACTCCAGCACAACGGCCGGGTCAGCCTGCGGCTGTCACCCGGTGACCTGACAAGGCGCTGCGGCGAGATCCTCGGCGAGGAGTTCATCGCCAATGTGCGCGAAGTCTCGGCCGAGGCCGGCGGCCTGCGCCTTTCCGGCTTCGCCGCCCTGCCCGCCTACGCCCGCGCCACCCGCGACGCGCAGTATTTCTTCGTCAATGGCCGTTTCGTGCGCGACAAGCTGATCCAGCACGCGCTGCGCGAGGCCTATGCCGACATCCTGCATGGCGCGCGCTTTCCAGCCTTCGCGCTGTTCCTCGATCTGGATCCCGCTGGTGTGGACGTCAACGTGCATCCGGCCAAGACCGAGGTGCGCTTCCGCGAAGCGCGGGGGATCCACCAATTCGTCTTCCATGCGGTGAGCCGCGCACTCGCCGTGCCGATCGGGGCCGCGGCCGCCGTGGCCGAGCGCGCGCCGAGCTCACCGCAGGCACCCGAGCCCGAGCAATATCGACTCGCCGTGCATGAGACGCGGCCGAACTACGATTTCGAACGCCTGCTCAACCCGGCGTCGGGCAGTGGCGGCTGGACGCCGCCGACCTCACTGGTCCCCGGGCTCGGCACGGGTTTTGAGGACAGGCGCAATCTGCAAAGTGTTGCCTCCGCCGGCCTCGCACTGGCGCCACAGGCCAAGCTGCCGCCGGCAGTCGCGGGCGAGGAAGCTCCGCTGGGCTATGCCGTCGCCCAGCTTCACGGCGTCTATGTCCTGGCGCAGAACGCGCACGGCCTGATCCTGGTGGACATGCACGCGGCGCACGAACGCATCCTCTACGAGAAGCTCAAGACCGTGCTCGACGGCGCGCCGAGCACCCAGCGTCTTCTGATTCCCGCGGTGTTTTCGGCAAGCGCCAAGGAAATGGCTTGCGCCGAAACGCAGGTGGAAGTGTTCGATCAGCTGGGCTTCGAGATCGCGCCAGCCGGCCCGTCCGAACTCGCCGTGCGCAGTGTGCCAACGCTGCTCGCGCGCGCGGACATCGCGACCTTGCTGCGCGCCCTGCTGGCGGAGTTGCTGGAATATCCCGCCTCCGATGTGATCAGTGCGCGGCGCAACGAGCTGCTCGCCACGCTGGCCTGCCACGGCGCGGTGCGCGCCAATCGCAGCCTGACGATCCCGGAGATGAACGCGCTCTTGCGCGAGATGGAGGCCACCGAGCGCGCTGACCAGTGCAATCACGGCCGTCCGACCTGGGTCCAACTCTCGATGAACGAGCTGGACCGGCTTTTCATGCGCGGCCGCTAA
- a CDS encoding DUF2059 domain-containing protein: protein MQAVLKDQTITPEVQALLDGMREKVVALVRRELRWEAFEPQLIDIYRRSFTQEEMDGMLDFYRSPAGRAVVAKLPLVMQNSMQAVQQVLQRLAPELQKLQQETVAGITAAEKAAKAEKADKKPRTRAAIPSA, encoded by the coding sequence ATGCAGGCCGTGCTCAAAGATCAGACGATCACGCCGGAAGTCCAGGCGCTGCTCGACGGGATGCGCGAGAAGGTCGTCGCGCTGGTCCGCCGCGAACTGCGCTGGGAGGCCTTCGAGCCGCAGCTGATCGATATCTACCGTCGTTCGTTCACCCAGGAGGAGATGGACGGCATGCTGGATTTCTATCGATCGCCGGCCGGCCGCGCGGTGGTGGCCAAGCTTCCGCTGGTCATGCAGAACTCGATGCAGGCCGTGCAACAAGTGCTGCAGCGGCTTGCGCCGGAACTCCAGAAGCTCCAGCAGGAGACCGTCGCCGGGATCACTGCAGCCGAGAAGGCCGCAAAAGCGGAGAAGGCGGACAAGAAGCCGCGTACGCGCGCTGCAATTCCATCTGCCTGA
- a CDS encoding TraB/GumN family protein — MQGSRDSKTRWMLVLLACAAWAAPVRASPLLLWEVSGARAPIWLFGSVHLCQASCFPLPRAVESRFAKAQVLAVELDVSRPDMALTMASLSETASEPLSETLGREDWARLRRHVPASSFPDAALDRLSPTVAGVLVSVSAATRIGLSPSYGVDMHFIQRAQQEGKSLVELETVERQVEALNAGDPDESIGGLRALLRAADDGSLQRSLRETVAAWQAGDAGRIARVVQESEQMDASNARLYRDIFDRRNEEMSERIAELAREGKSVLVVVGSGHLAGRSAIPTLLARKGYRVRQLGTED; from the coding sequence GTGCAAGGAAGCCGCGATTCTAAGACCCGCTGGATGCTGGTGCTGCTGGCGTGTGCGGCTTGGGCAGCGCCTGTGCGCGCGAGCCCCTTGTTGCTGTGGGAAGTCAGCGGTGCGCGCGCGCCGATCTGGCTGTTCGGCTCGGTGCATCTTTGCCAGGCCAGTTGCTTCCCGCTCCCGCGGGCCGTGGAAAGCCGCTTCGCCAAGGCTCAGGTGCTCGCCGTCGAACTGGACGTGAGCCGGCCCGACATGGCGCTGACGATGGCCTCGCTCAGTGAGACCGCCAGCGAGCCGCTCAGCGAAACGCTCGGCCGCGAGGACTGGGCGCGCCTGCGCCGCCATGTGCCGGCGTCGAGTTTTCCCGACGCGGCGCTGGATCGCCTGAGCCCGACCGTTGCGGGCGTGCTGGTGTCGGTGTCGGCGGCGACCCGGATCGGGCTTTCGCCAAGCTACGGCGTGGACATGCATTTCATCCAGCGAGCCCAGCAGGAAGGCAAGTCGCTGGTCGAGCTGGAGACGGTCGAGCGCCAGGTCGAGGCACTCAATGCCGGCGATCCGGACGAGAGCATCGGCGGCCTGCGGGCTCTGCTGCGCGCCGCCGACGATGGCAGCCTGCAGCGCTCCTTGCGCGAGACCGTTGCGGCCTGGCAGGCCGGGGATGCCGGCCGGATCGCGCGGGTCGTACAGGAGTCGGAGCAGATGGACGCCAGCAATGCGAGGCTCTATCGCGACATCTTTGATCGCCGCAATGAGGAAATGAGCGAACGCATCGCGGAGCTGGCGCGCGAAGGCAAGTCGGTGCTGGTCGTGGTGGGCAGCGGCCACCTCGCCGGCCGTTCGGCAATCCCGACGCTGCTGGCGCGCAAGGGCTACCGTGTGCGCCAGCTCGGCACGGAGGACTGA
- the miaA gene encoding tRNA (adenosine(37)-N6)-dimethylallyltransferase MiaA, whose translation MSEFVSQPFEALVLAGPTASGKTASALALADDLPIEIISLDSALVFRHMDIGTAKPTLEERATCPHHLIDVVDPTERYSAARFCEDATRLIGEIRARGNVPLLTGGTMLYLKALHDGLSELPEADPALREEIDREAALRGWPALHAELARLDPEAAARLKPNDAQRIQRALEIVRLSGRSLADNYAQRVEQPRPRLFMIGLEPAERAVLHARIAQRFELMLAQGLVEEVRQLRERFALDPELPSMRCVGYRQTWEHLDGLYDRAELRDRGIYATRQLAKRQLTWQRKFAEEWPDFVRIDCLRPDLVEAVRVQVLGALSGAAWPA comes from the coding sequence ATGTCCGAGTTTGTGTCACAGCCCTTCGAAGCACTCGTGCTCGCCGGCCCCACGGCCAGCGGCAAGACCGCCAGCGCACTCGCGCTTGCCGACGATCTGCCGATCGAGATCATCAGTCTCGACTCGGCTCTGGTCTTCCGCCATATGGATATCGGCACGGCGAAGCCTACTCTGGAGGAACGCGCGACGTGCCCGCATCACCTCATCGATGTCGTGGATCCAACAGAACGCTACTCGGCCGCGCGTTTCTGCGAGGACGCGACGCGGCTGATCGGTGAGATCCGGGCCCGCGGCAATGTGCCCCTGCTGACCGGCGGCACCATGCTCTACCTCAAGGCCCTGCATGACGGGCTCTCGGAGCTGCCGGAAGCCGATCCTGCGCTACGCGAAGAGATCGACCGCGAAGCCGCCCTGCGCGGCTGGCCGGCCCTGCATGCCGAGCTCGCGCGCCTCGACCCGGAGGCCGCGGCACGGCTCAAGCCCAACGACGCCCAGCGAATCCAGCGCGCGCTGGAGATCGTGCGCCTCTCCGGCCGCAGCCTCGCCGACAATTACGCCCAGCGTGTCGAGCAGCCGCGGCCGAGGCTTTTCATGATCGGGCTGGAGCCGGCGGAGCGCGCCGTCCTGCATGCGCGGATCGCCCAGCGCTTCGAGCTCATGCTCGCGCAAGGGCTCGTCGAGGAAGTGCGGCAGCTGCGCGAGCGCTTCGCACTTGATCCCGAGTTGCCTTCGATGCGCTGCGTGGGCTACCGCCAGACCTGGGAGCATCTGGACGGTCTCTACGACCGCGCCGAACTGCGCGACCGCGGCATCTACGCCACGCGCCAGCTCGCCAAACGCCAGCTCACCTGGCAGCGCAAGTTCGCAGAGGAATGGCCGGACTTCGTGCGAATCGACTGCCTGCGACCGGATCTAGTCGAGGCGGTGCGGGTTCAGGTTCTGGGCGCGCTGTCGGGCGCGGCTTGGCCCGCCTGA